The Bifidobacterium actinocoloniiforme DSM 22766 genomic sequence CGCTTCCTAGCGCGTTTGCGCGAGATTCGACCACATGGCTGACAGGCCCCTAGTCCGGCGGCGGGTGGCCGACTAGAGTGGTCCCTGGAACCGACGGAGACGAAGCGCGCGGCGTGCGCGCGGACGGGCGGAGGAAGCGACTATGGGCCAAGTGCCGGGTATCGCGTTGCGGGACGGTAGGACGATTCCCCAGGTAGGCCTGGGCGTGTTGCGGGTGGAGGACGAGCGCACCGCCGGGGTGGTGGCATCCGCCCTGGAAGTGGGCTACCGGCATATCGACACGGCGGCGGGCTACGGCAATGAGCGAGGCGTGGGCCAGGGGCTGGCCCAGGCGGGTCTCGCCGATTGGCCGGAGCGGGAGGATTTGTGGCTGACGACCAAGCTCAAAGACTCCGAGCAGGGCTATGACAACGCGCTGAAGGCCTTCGACCGCCAACTTGGTCTGCTGGGCACCGACTACGTGGACCTGTACATGATCCACTGGCCCACGCCCTTTAACTGGCGGGCGGACCGGACCTGGCGGGCCTTCGACCGCCTGCGCCAGGAGGGCCGCGCGCGCTCGCTGGGCGTGTGCAATTTTCTGCCCGAACATCTGGATCGCCTTCATAAGGAGACCGGCGAGTACCCGGTCGTCAACCAGATCGAGCTTCACCCCAGCTGGCAGCAGCGGGAGACGGTCGCTTACTGCCGAGAGCATGGCATAGCGGTGGAAGCGTACTCGCCCCTGGCGCGCGGCGCCGACCTGGAGGCCGGAGGAGGCCTGATAGCCGCCATAGCCCGCGCCCACGGGGTCAGTCCCGCCCAGGTGATTCTGCGCTGGCATATTGAGAACGGGACCATCATCATCCCCAAGTCCGTCCGCCGCGCACGGCAAGTGGAGAACCTGGATCTCTTCTCCTTCTCGCTGAGCCAGGGTGAGCACGTCCAAATCGACGCCCTGGACGGGCCGACCCGAGCCGGCCACGATCCGTTGACTTTCACTTACGCCTGATTATGGGCGCTTATAGACCAAGCGGCGGCTCCAGGCGCGGCCGCCGGAGCCCGGGATCGGCCCGTTTCCGCTCCTCCAGCCTAGGCGAGCGCCTGCTGATCGCGCTGGTGGTCGCTGTCGTCATCGGCGTCACCATCGGCTTGCTCCTGCCTCGCCTGAGCCCGCAGGTCTCGCGGATGACCGGGGGCTATACGGCGAGCGGCGACGCGGCGAACACCCTGGGGACCTTGAGCGTCGTGGACCGACCCAAACCCCACCACCATTACAACCGCGACAGCTTTGGCTTCAAGATGACCGACGAGGATGGCAACGGCTGCAACATCCGCGAGGATGTGCTCACCAGGGATTTAAAGGACGTGCGCACCACCACGCCCGGCGGCTGCAAGGTCGCCAGCGGGATTTTGCACGACCCCTACACCGGCAAGACGATCGCTTTCACCCGGGGGGCGCGCACCAGCGCCCAGGTGCAGATCGACCATGTTGTAGCCTTGGAGGACGCCTGGCAGTCCGGGGCTAGCGAGTGGGACCAGGCCCGGCGCTACCAGCTGGGCAACGACCCGTACAACCTCCTGGCCGTGGATGGTCCTTCCAACCAGGAGAAGGGCTCAGCCTCAGCCGCCTACTGGCTGCCGCCCCAGGCCAGCTACCGCTGCGACTACGTAGCCCGGCAGATCGGGGTCAAGTCCAAGTACGAGCTGAGTGTCACCTCCCAGGAGAAGGACGCCATGATGATGGTCCTGCACTCCTGCCCTGGGCAGCCGGTGCCCAGTAAGTGAGCGTGGGCTCGCGCCCGATAAGGGGCTGATCAGTCCTTACCGATGGGCTTGGCGGGAGCGTTGAGCGGGGGCGTGGTCATCTGTGTGGCCGCGGCCTCCTCCTTCTGATCGGCTTCTTCCTCGCTGGTGGAAGAGCTGCGGGCGGAAGCGGCCCCAGGCACATGGACGAAACGGATGTGGCGCAGGACCATGCGGGTCATGGCCCGGCCCGAGCCCGCGTCCTCGCCGCGCACGCCGAAGTAGACCAGGGCCAACATGCAGAAGCAGATGATGGCGGAGATGCGCAGGGCCCACTGGACGCCGAAGATATTCGAGGCGACCTGGGTGGAGGCGCCACCGCCGATGGCCTGGTGGTGGATGGAGGTGATCGTCTCCATCAGGATGACCAGGACCGGCGCGCCGACCGCTCCGGCTATCTGGCGGGCTGTGTTGGTCACGGCGGACCCGGCGGACAGATTCTTGGGCGGCAGGTTGTTCAGAGACCAGGTGGTCAGCGGCATCAGCGTGAAGCCCATGCCGATCTGGCGGATGAACTGGAGGATGGAGACCATGCCGATCCAGGTGGTCGCTCCGATCATGCTCATGCCCAAGGTGCCCAGGAAGAGGATGGTGCAGCCGGTCAGGGCCACAGGCCGGGCCCCCATTCGGTCCAGGAGGCGGCCGCCGAAGAACTGGGCGATGGCGGTGCCGATCGCGCCGGGCAGCATGACCAGGCCCGACATGGTGGCCGAGAAGCCTCGGTCGGTCTGGATGTACAGGGGCAGGATCACCGTCACGGAGCTGAAGGCGAAGAAGGAGAGGGAGGCGATGGCGGTGCCGACCGTGAAGTTCTTGACCTTAAGCACCCGCAGGTCCAGCAGGGGCTTGGCCTGGTGGAGCTGACGCAGGCAGAACCAGACGATGCCGACCAGACCGATCGCCGTCGGTAGCCAGAACATCGGGCTGGACAGCGAGAAGGTCTCGATGTTGGTGAATCCGAACATCAGCCCGCCGAAGCCGAAGATCGACAGGGCCACCGAGAAGAAGTCGGTCTTGATGGACTTGTCAGTACTGCCGAAATCGCGCAGCCACAGGATGGAGACGATCAGCGCCAAGGCGCCCAGCGCCGCGAGGGAGAGGAAGATGGAGCGCCAGCCGTGGGAGTCGGTCTGCCAGCCGCCGAAGGTGGGGCCGATGGCCGGGGCCACGCTCATGGCTACGCCGACCGTCCCCATGGCCATGCCGCGCTTGGCCAGCGGGTAGATGGAGAAGACCGTGATCTGCAGGACCGGCCACATGGCGCCGGTGCCGACCGCTTCCAGGACGCGGCCTAGGAGGACCAGCGCGAACGATGTGGACTGCCAGCTCAGCAGGGAGCCGATGGTGAAGATCGTCATCGAGGTGATCACGATCTGCCTGGTGGAGAAGCGCTTGGTCAGGAAGCCGGTCAGCGGCACCATGACGCCCATCACCAGCTGGAAGACCGAGGTCATCCACTGACCGGTGGTCAGGGTGATGTGGAATTCGCCCACGATGGTGGGCAGGGCTGAAGCCAACTGGAGCTGGGTAAAGTTGCCCAAAAAGGTGATGGCGGTAAGGATGGATAGGGAAATCAGGGCCGTCCTTGTTAAATGCCCGTCGGTGTAAGCCGCCTCCCTAGTGAGCGCCTGCTTGCTTGCAGTCAGCTCCGGCTTCCTCATGCACAACCACTTCCTTTTCTCGTGTCCGATTAACTGGACCGCTGAGTGCGGATTTTCCCAGATTCATCAGTTCTACCATGCGTGTTAACGCGGTGTTTCGTCTCGTGATACGTAGTAATGGTGGACCGCTCGTCCAGAATTCCGCCCATGGGAAAAGGGAGGACAGTTCTTGCTCCTCCGCCGCGAACCCTGTGAAAAGATTCGTCCAACACAATTTCACCCTAGTACTTGGGCTGGATTAGGGCCGGCTGGCGCCATTCATCATCAGGTTCGGTTAAGCTGGTTCATGTGGCTCTTTCTGATGACCAGTCAAGGAGAAACATGAGCAAGCCTGCCTTCGTTCGAGGCGCGGCCCTGCTGACCGCTTTCGCCCTGACGCTGTCCCTTGCCGCATGCGGGGACAATGAGCCGGCTTCCGCGCCCCAGCGGTCCGGGCAGCCGGCGGCGGTGGATTTGCCCGGCGAATACGCGGGCTCGGGGGCCTCCTCCCAGCAATCGGCCGACGAAGCTTGGATCGCCTCCTTCCATGCCGGGCATCCCTCGTCCCGAATCTCCTACGACCCGGCGGGCTCCGGGGCTGGCGTCACCGCCTTCCTGTCCGGCGCGGTCGTCTGGGCCGGCACCGACGAGCCCTTGACCCAGGACCAGGTGGAGGCCTCCCGGTCCGTCTGCGCGACCGGTTCCGCCTTTGACCTGCCGGTCTACGCCACCCCGATCGCCTTCGCTTATAATCTGCCTTCGGCCGGGCTGAACCAGGCCGGCCGCCACCTCAAGATGGACCCGGCCACCGTGGCGCGGATTTTCGACGGGCGCATCACCCGCTGGAACGACCCCCGCTTGGTCCGGCTCAACCCTGGGGTGGACCTGCCTGACTTGCCAATCACCGTGATTCACCGCTCCGACAAATCCGGCACCACCAAGAGCCTGACTTCCTACCTCAAGGCCGCGGCTGGCGACGCTTGGCCCCACAAGCCGGGCGAGAACTGGCCCAACGATGTGGGCCAGGGCGCGAAGGGCACCTCGGGCCTGGTGATGACGCTGACCCAGGCTGAGGGCACGTTCGGCTACGCCGACGCCGCCCAGACCACAGGCTTGGGCACGGTCGCGGTCAAGGTGGGCGAGGGATACGAACCGGCCTCGGCCAAGGGCGCCGCCAAGGCCCTGGACCACTCCTCCTTCCTGCCGCAGCCTGCGGGATCCTTGCGTCAAGTGATCGATGTGGACTACGCCAGCCAGACCCCGGGCGCCTACCCGGTCCTCCTGGTCTCCTACGACGTGGTCTGCCAGGCTTACAAGCGCGATCCAGACCGGCGTAAGGCCACGTTCGCCAAGGCCTGGCTGACTTACTTGGCCTCTGAGGACGGGCAGGCCCAGGCTGCGTCCAACGCCGGATCGGCCCCCCTGAGCCCGGCCGTGCGCGAGCGGATCATGGGCTCCGTGCGAGCGATCGAGGGCGCATGAGCGCGGGACGGGAAAGTCGGGATGACATGGACCGGTCGGATGAATCATTGAAAACCTCAGCGCCGCCCGAGCTCGCGGAGCCCGCACCATCCGGTAAGCGAGGCGGATCAGCGGATGGTGCGTCGTCGGGCCGTGTGGCCGATAAAGCCTTCAAGGCTTGCGCTTGGGGGGCAGGACTGCTGATTCTTGTGGCCTTGGCCGCTGTCACCCTCTTCCTGGTCTTGCGGGCCTTGCCCGCCTTCACCGGCGATCCGGCGGCGCGCGCCTCGGCCTTGGACTCCCTGTCCGGCGGGCGTGCCCACGGCTTCCTGTCGTACGTGGGGCCTCTCTTGTTCGGTACGGTCCTGATCGCAGGCCTGGCCCTGCTGGTCGCCTTCCCGATTTCGACCGGCATCGCCCTCTTCATCACCCACTACGCCCCCCGCCGCCTGTCCTCGGCGCTGTCGGCCGTGATCGACCTCCTGGCCGCCATCCCGTCAGTGATTTACGGCCTGTGG encodes the following:
- a CDS encoding aldo/keto reductase, producing the protein MGQVPGIALRDGRTIPQVGLGVLRVEDERTAGVVASALEVGYRHIDTAAGYGNERGVGQGLAQAGLADWPEREDLWLTTKLKDSEQGYDNALKAFDRQLGLLGTDYVDLYMIHWPTPFNWRADRTWRAFDRLRQEGRARSLGVCNFLPEHLDRLHKETGEYPVVNQIELHPSWQQRETVAYCREHGIAVEAYSPLARGADLEAGGGLIAAIARAHGVSPAQVILRWHIENGTIIIPKSVRRARQVENLDLFSFSLSQGEHVQIDALDGPTRAGHDPLTFTYA
- a CDS encoding HNH endonuclease family protein, coding for MGAYRPSGGSRRGRRSPGSARFRSSSLGERLLIALVVAVVIGVTIGLLLPRLSPQVSRMTGGYTASGDAANTLGTLSVVDRPKPHHHYNRDSFGFKMTDEDGNGCNIREDVLTRDLKDVRTTTPGGCKVASGILHDPYTGKTIAFTRGARTSAQVQIDHVVALEDAWQSGASEWDQARRYQLGNDPYNLLAVDGPSNQEKGSASAAYWLPPQASYRCDYVARQIGVKSKYELSVTSQEKDAMMMVLHSCPGQPVPSK
- a CDS encoding MDR family MFS transporter, which encodes MRKPELTASKQALTREAAYTDGHLTRTALISLSILTAITFLGNFTQLQLASALPTIVGEFHITLTTGQWMTSVFQLVMGVMVPLTGFLTKRFSTRQIVITSMTIFTIGSLLSWQSTSFALVLLGRVLEAVGTGAMWPVLQITVFSIYPLAKRGMAMGTVGVAMSVAPAIGPTFGGWQTDSHGWRSIFLSLAALGALALIVSILWLRDFGSTDKSIKTDFFSVALSIFGFGGLMFGFTNIETFSLSSPMFWLPTAIGLVGIVWFCLRQLHQAKPLLDLRVLKVKNFTVGTAIASLSFFAFSSVTVILPLYIQTDRGFSATMSGLVMLPGAIGTAIAQFFGGRLLDRMGARPVALTGCTILFLGTLGMSMIGATTWIGMVSILQFIRQIGMGFTLMPLTTWSLNNLPPKNLSAGSAVTNTARQIAGAVGAPVLVILMETITSIHHQAIGGGASTQVASNIFGVQWALRISAIICFCMLALVYFGVRGEDAGSGRAMTRMVLRHIRFVHVPGAASARSSSTSEEEADQKEEAAATQMTTPPLNAPAKPIGKD
- a CDS encoding phosphate ABC transporter substrate-binding protein PstS, with the protein product MSKPAFVRGAALLTAFALTLSLAACGDNEPASAPQRSGQPAAVDLPGEYAGSGASSQQSADEAWIASFHAGHPSSRISYDPAGSGAGVTAFLSGAVVWAGTDEPLTQDQVEASRSVCATGSAFDLPVYATPIAFAYNLPSAGLNQAGRHLKMDPATVARIFDGRITRWNDPRLVRLNPGVDLPDLPITVIHRSDKSGTTKSLTSYLKAAAGDAWPHKPGENWPNDVGQGAKGTSGLVMTLTQAEGTFGYADAAQTTGLGTVAVKVGEGYEPASAKGAAKALDHSSFLPQPAGSLRQVIDVDYASQTPGAYPVLLVSYDVVCQAYKRDPDRRKATFAKAWLTYLASEDGQAQAASNAGSAPLSPAVRERIMGSVRAIEGA